A window of Microcystis aeruginosa FD4 contains these coding sequences:
- a CDS encoding DNA cytosine methyltransferase, which yields MNRQQKRVLSLFSGCGGMDLGLEGGFWVHQDCVNENIHQDWIVERREPWLKLPRTSFETVFANDITKAAHNAWIPYFEKRDKTNVFHLGSIVDLVKQAEKGEFQFPSNIDVVTGGFPCQDFSVSGKRKGFNSHKSHTGKLLDESEDSFQDNRGKLYYWMKRVIELTLPKVFIAENVKGLISLANVKDIIEDDFSAIGKDGYIVIPKLLFAPDYGIPQTRERIIFIGLNKTYLKATAIGHLENNDIFPRPTHEVKTYSTVGQILSGLAEPEDELFDLSQKSYSKAKYYGKTQGQIEVNLQGLGPTIRSEHHGNIEFRRLSLELGGKIINELEAGLKMRRLTVRECARIQTFPDDFQFVRQQNKGDEKYSLSATDGYKLIGNAVPPLLAYHMAKHLENQWDYLFEYIYSVSKNLCVALP from the coding sequence ATGAATAGGCAACAAAAGCGAGTTTTATCCCTATTTTCTGGCTGCGGGGGAATGGACTTAGGATTAGAGGGAGGTTTTTGGGTACACCAAGACTGTGTTAATGAAAATATTCATCAAGATTGGATAGTAGAAAGACGGGAACCATGGCTAAAACTACCGCGTACTTCTTTTGAAACTGTCTTTGCTAATGATATAACTAAAGCTGCTCACAATGCTTGGATTCCCTACTTTGAAAAAAGGGATAAAACAAATGTATTTCACTTGGGTAGTATTGTAGATTTAGTCAAACAAGCAGAAAAAGGAGAGTTTCAGTTTCCCAGTAATATCGATGTAGTAACGGGAGGTTTTCCCTGTCAAGATTTTAGTGTTTCAGGAAAAAGAAAGGGGTTTAATTCTCACAAAAGTCACACAGGTAAACTACTAGACGAGAGTGAAGATAGTTTTCAGGATAATCGCGGGAAACTCTATTATTGGATGAAAAGAGTTATTGAATTAACCTTACCTAAAGTTTTTATTGCTGAAAATGTCAAAGGTTTAATCTCTTTGGCTAATGTTAAAGATATAATTGAAGATGATTTTAGTGCCATTGGTAAAGATGGATATATAGTTATCCCTAAACTTCTCTTTGCTCCCGATTACGGAATTCCCCAAACTAGGGAAAGAATTATCTTTATCGGTTTAAATAAAACCTATTTAAAAGCGACAGCGATAGGACATCTAGAAAATAATGATATTTTTCCCCGTCCAACCCATGAAGTTAAAACTTACAGTACAGTGGGTCAGATATTATCAGGTTTAGCAGAACCGGAAGATGAGTTATTTGACCTCTCACAAAAAAGCTACTCAAAAGCTAAATATTATGGTAAAACTCAGGGACAAATCGAGGTTAATTTACAGGGTTTAGGTCCGACTATTCGCTCGGAACATCACGGCAATATTGAATTTAGGAGATTATCTTTAGAATTAGGGGGAAAGATAATTAATGAGTTAGAAGCAGGATTAAAAATGAGACGTTTAACTGTGCGGGAATGTGCGAGAATACAGACTTTTCCCGATGATTTTCAATTTGTGCGTCAACAAAACAAGGGAGATGAAAAATATTCACTTTCGGCTACGGATGGTTACAAACTAATTGGTAATGCTGTGCCACCTTTACTTGCTTACCACATGGCTAAACATTTAGAAAATCAATGGGATTATTTGTTTGAATATATTTATTCAGTCAGCAAAAATTTATGTGTAGCATTGCCTTAA
- a CDS encoding PIN domain-containing protein, with the protein MTNSLYFCDSNIWLYRLLIDPECNEAEEIRKHNLAAALTSRENILITRQIINKVCSVLSKKAKISEIKIRQIIQEFYDGCLVIQLDRNIILRASELRNHYSFSFWDSLIVASALATDANILDSEDMQDRLIISNQLTLN; encoded by the coding sequence ATGACCAATTCTCTTTATTTTTGTGATTCTAATATCTGGCTATACCGTCTTTTAATAGACCCAGAGTGTAACGAGGCTGAAGAAATACGAAAACACAATCTAGCGGCTGCTTTAACTAGCAGGGAAAATATCTTAATCACTAGGCAAATTATTAATAAAGTTTGCTCTGTTTTATCCAAAAAAGCTAAAATAAGTGAAATTAAAATTAGACAAATTATCCAAGAATTTTACGATGGATGTCTTGTTATTCAACTTGATCGCAATATTATTTTAAGAGCCTCTGAACTCCGCAATCATTACAGTTTTTCTTTTTGGGATAGTTTAATTGTCGCTAGTGCCTTAGCAACCGATGCTAATATTCTTGACTCTGAAGATATGCAGGATCGATTAATAATATCCAATCAACTAACTTTAAATTAA
- a CDS encoding beta-ketoacyl-ACP synthase produces MNVVVTGIGLISSLGDLSQSWQGLLEGKIGITRQQPFSDLPALPLGLIGHKPAFLEDLTKIALIAALEDAKLTPPLKDCGVTIGSSRSCQGLWERMAATGIVENWLDSLPDRASVLTARLIETSAPVLAPMAACATGIWSIARGVELISLGECDRVLAGAIETPITPLTLVGFEQIGALAKTGCYPFDRAREGLVLGEGGAILVLESEELALSRNAPIYGQILGYGFTCDADHLSAPAVDNRSATKAIELCLHRSQLRKNEINYIHAHGTSTRLNDEREANLIASIFGSQVPVSSTKGATGHTLGASGVLGVAFCLMALKNQLIPPCVGMSESPFQLNLTRSAVNFSLHNCLCLSFGFGGQNAAIAVGEIRKP; encoded by the coding sequence GTGAATGTTGTAGTGACGGGAATTGGGTTGATCAGTTCTCTAGGAGATTTAAGTCAGAGTTGGCAAGGATTACTAGAGGGCAAAATTGGTATAACTAGGCAACAACCCTTTTCTGATTTACCCGCACTACCCCTGGGTTTAATCGGTCACAAACCCGCATTTTTAGAGGATTTAACGAAAATTGCTCTGATCGCTGCCCTTGAAGACGCAAAATTAACGCCTCCCTTAAAGGATTGTGGTGTCACTATCGGTTCTAGTCGCAGTTGTCAGGGGTTGTGGGAACGGATGGCAGCGACGGGAATAGTAGAAAACTGGTTAGATAGTTTACCCGATCGCGCCTCGGTATTGACCGCTAGATTGATAGAAACCAGCGCCCCAGTTTTAGCACCGATGGCAGCCTGTGCCACGGGTATCTGGTCGATTGCTAGGGGTGTAGAATTAATTAGCCTGGGAGAATGCGATCGAGTTTTAGCCGGGGCGATCGAAACCCCGATCACTCCCTTAACTTTGGTGGGATTTGAACAGATTGGAGCTTTGGCGAAAACGGGCTGTTATCCTTTTGATAGAGCTAGAGAGGGTTTGGTTTTGGGCGAAGGTGGGGCGATTTTAGTCCTTGAATCGGAGGAACTGGCTCTCAGCAGAAATGCCCCCATCTACGGGCAGATTTTGGGCTATGGTTTTACCTGCGATGCCGATCATCTGAGCGCCCCGGCGGTGGATAATCGTAGTGCTACCAAAGCCATAGAACTGTGTTTGCACAGAAGTCAATTAAGAAAAAATGAAATTAATTACATTCACGCCCACGGCACTAGCACGCGTTTAAACGATGAACGGGAAGCAAACCTGATCGCCAGCATTTTTGGCTCGCAAGTACCTGTAAGCTCGACAAAAGGAGCAACGGGACACACTCTAGGGGCTTCGGGGGTATTAGGCGTGGCTTTTTGTTTAATGGCTCTCAAAAATCAGCTAATTCCCCCTTGTGTCGGGATGAGCGAGTCGCCTTTCCAATTAAATTTAACTAGATCGGCTGTTAATTTTTCCCTGCACAATTGTCTCTGTCTTAGTTTCGGTTTCGGAGGACAAAATGCAGCGATCGCAGTGGGGGAGATCAGGAAACCTTAG
- the sbcD gene encoding exonuclease subunit SbcD gives MIKILHLSDIHMGSGFSHGRLNPKTGLNTRLEDFMGSLSLCIDRAIANPVDLVLFGGDAFPDATPPPFVHEAFASQFRRLADANIPTVLLVGNHDQHSHGNGGVSLSIYRTLAVPGFIVGDRLTTHRITTRNGDIQVITLPWLTRATLLTRPETEGLSLSGVNELLINRLEPVLEGEIRQLDTSVPTVLLAHLMADRASLGAERFLAVGKGFTVPLSLLNRPQFEYVALGHVHKHQNLNPSNDPPIVYPGSIDRVDFSEEKEDKGYVLIEVAKGEVKWEFCPLPVRPFRSIEVDVSEAENPQKELLKALKKYDIQEAVIRLVYKIRSEQLELINTNQLDEALKPAHSYSIRAELISQLTRPRLPELGVGNQLDPMEALKAYIDNKTDLRDIVADMLEAAQLLLNQQPEIWTEEETSI, from the coding sequence ATGATTAAAATACTGCACTTATCGGATATTCACATGGGGAGTGGTTTTTCCCATGGGCGTTTAAACCCAAAAACGGGATTAAACACGCGTTTAGAGGATTTTATGGGCAGTTTGAGCCTCTGTATCGATCGGGCTATTGCCAACCCTGTGGATCTAGTGCTTTTTGGGGGAGATGCCTTTCCCGATGCCACTCCTCCTCCTTTTGTTCACGAAGCTTTTGCCAGTCAATTCCGTCGTCTTGCCGATGCTAATATCCCGACGGTGTTATTAGTGGGTAATCACGATCAACATTCTCATGGTAATGGCGGTGTCAGTCTCTCCATCTATCGTACCTTAGCGGTGCCGGGGTTTATTGTTGGCGATCGCCTGACCACCCATCGCATCACCACCCGCAACGGCGATATCCAAGTAATTACTTTACCCTGGTTAACCCGCGCCACTCTCTTAACCCGTCCCGAAACCGAGGGTTTATCCTTGAGTGGGGTAAATGAATTGTTAATTAACCGTTTGGAACCGGTTTTAGAAGGAGAAATTCGCCAATTAGATACAAGTGTACCAACAGTTTTATTAGCCCATTTAATGGCCGATCGAGCTAGTTTAGGAGCAGAAAGATTTTTAGCGGTTGGTAAAGGTTTTACTGTACCTTTATCGTTGCTAAATCGTCCACAATTCGAGTACGTTGCCCTCGGTCATGTTCACAAACACCAAAATCTTAATCCTAGTAATGATCCCCCTATTGTCTATCCGGGGAGCATCGATCGAGTGGATTTTAGCGAGGAAAAAGAAGATAAGGGCTATGTTTTAATAGAAGTGGCTAAAGGAGAGGTTAAATGGGAATTTTGTCCTTTACCCGTGCGTCCTTTCCGTTCCATCGAAGTGGATGTTTCCGAGGCAGAAAACCCCCAAAAAGAATTGCTGAAAGCTCTCAAAAAATACGATATTCAGGAAGCAGTTATCCGCTTAGTTTATAAAATTCGCAGTGAACAATTAGAACTAATCAACACCAATCAGCTTGATGAGGCATTAAAACCTGCCCATAGTTATAGTATTCGGGCGGAATTAATTAGTCAATTAACCCGTCCCCGTTTACCAGAATTAGGGGTGGGTAATCAATTAGACCCGATGGAAGCGTTAAAAGCTTATATCGATAATAAGACAGATTTGCGCGATATTGTCGCTGATATGTTAGAGGCAGCCCAGCTTTTATTAAATCAACAGCCAGAAATTTGGACGGAGGAAGAAACCTCGATTTAG
- the petN gene encoding cytochrome b6-f complex subunit PetN: protein MDILTLGWVSILALFTWSIAMVVWGRNGF, encoded by the coding sequence ATGGATATTTTGACACTTGGTTGGGTTAGCATTCTCGCCCTGTTCACTTGGTCGATCGCCATGGTGGTTTGGGGTCGTAACGGTTTCTAG
- the aroB gene encoding 3-dehydroquinate synthase, with translation MAICIPVNLPDRSYNILIEKGSLANLGAEMSQLSLGKKVLLVSNPEIFEYYGQIAVNSLEKAGFTVSTHLIPAGENYKTLDSIAQVYDSALAHRLERSSTMVALGGGVIGDMTGFAAATWLRGVNFVQVPTTLLAMVDASIGGKTGVNHPQGKNLIGAFYQPKLVLIDPNVLKTLPVREFRAGMAEVIKYGVIWDAQLFQQLEDSDNLASFSQIDGELLQTIITKSCQAKADVVSKDEKEAGLRAILNYGHTIAHGIESLTGYTKINHGEAVAMGMVAAGAIAVKLGMWTEAENQRQTALIAKAGLETQIPPLNPDQMIEMLTADKKVKDGKVRFILPTAIGQVTISDRVTPTLVREVLSPTKSEQ, from the coding sequence ATGGCTATTTGTATTCCCGTTAATTTACCCGATCGCTCCTATAATATTCTGATCGAGAAGGGCAGTTTAGCCAATCTCGGTGCAGAAATGAGCCAGTTAAGCTTAGGTAAAAAGGTTTTATTGGTTTCTAATCCCGAAATTTTTGAGTACTACGGGCAAATAGCGGTTAATTCCTTAGAAAAAGCGGGATTTACCGTTTCTACTCATCTGATCCCCGCTGGCGAAAATTATAAAACCCTCGATTCGATCGCCCAAGTTTATGATAGCGCCCTCGCTCACCGGTTGGAACGTTCCTCGACTATGGTTGCCCTCGGTGGTGGGGTGATCGGGGATATGACGGGATTTGCGGCAGCCACATGGTTACGGGGTGTTAATTTTGTCCAAGTTCCCACCACCCTCTTAGCGATGGTAGATGCTTCCATCGGGGGTAAAACTGGTGTCAATCATCCCCAGGGCAAAAATCTGATCGGGGCGTTTTATCAACCGAAATTAGTTCTGATCGATCCTAACGTCCTTAAAACCCTACCCGTGCGAGAATTTCGCGCAGGAATGGCAGAAGTGATTAAATATGGTGTAATTTGGGATGCCCAGTTATTTCAACAGTTAGAAGACTCGGACAATTTAGCTAGTTTTTCTCAGATCGATGGCGAGCTATTGCAAACAATTATTACAAAATCTTGCCAAGCTAAAGCAGATGTGGTAAGTAAAGACGAAAAAGAAGCGGGTTTGCGGGCGATCTTAAACTATGGTCACACGATCGCCCACGGCATTGAAAGTTTAACCGGATATACTAAGATTAACCACGGGGAAGCGGTGGCCATGGGGATGGTGGCAGCAGGAGCGATCGCTGTTAAACTGGGAATGTGGACGGAAGCGGAAAATCAACGACAAACGGCGTTAATTGCCAAAGCTGGCTTAGAAACACAAATTCCGCCCTTAAACCCCGACCAGATGATCGAGATGCTTACTGCCGATAAAAAGGTCAAAGATGGCAAGGTTAGATTTATTTTACCAACAGCAATCGGCCAAGTCACCATTAGCGATCGAGTCACCCCCACCCTGGTGCGCGAGGTGTTATCCCCAACCAAATCCGAGCAATAG
- a CDS encoding sedoheptulose 7-phosphate cyclase yields MAGIRATFTSTDCAFHIEGYEKIDFSLLYVNGAFKIGNPEIAESYAPFGRCLMVIDQTVYGLYRQQIDQYFAHYQIDLTVFQVSIKEPEKTLRTFEKIVDAFADFGLVRKEPVLVVGGGLTTDVAGFACSAYRRKTNYIRVPTSLIGLIDASVAIKVAVNHGKLKNRLGAYHASQKVILDFSFLRTLPIAQIRNGMAELIKIAVVGNLEIFELLEEHGAALLHSHFGYLNGTPELQAVGHRLTYKAIQIMLELEVPNLHELDLDRVIAYGHTWSPTLELTPEPPMLHGHSVNIDMAFTATIAQLRGYISVEDRNRILGLMSRLGLAIDSLYLTPELLWKATEAITRTRDGWQRAAAPRPIGQCVFMNDLTRSELDKALAVHRAIAQNYPRQGNGEDMYVRLEPALEGAGV; encoded by the coding sequence ATGGCAGGCATCAGGGCCACTTTTACGTCTACAGATTGTGCCTTTCATATTGAAGGCTACGAAAAGATTGATTTCAGTTTGCTCTATGTAAACGGTGCTTTCAAAATTGGGAATCCCGAAATTGCTGAAAGTTATGCACCATTCGGACGCTGCTTGATGGTGATTGATCAAACTGTTTACGGTTTGTATCGCCAGCAGATCGATCAGTACTTCGCTCACTATCAAATCGATTTGACTGTTTTTCAAGTCAGTATCAAAGAGCCTGAAAAGACTCTGAGAACTTTCGAGAAGATTGTCGATGCGTTTGCCGACTTTGGACTGGTGCGTAAGGAGCCTGTTTTGGTTGTGGGTGGCGGACTCACGACCGATGTTGCTGGGTTCGCTTGTTCTGCCTATCGTCGCAAAACCAACTACATTCGCGTACCCACAAGCTTGATTGGCTTGATTGATGCTAGCGTGGCGATTAAGGTTGCTGTCAATCACGGCAAACTAAAGAATCGTCTTGGTGCGTATCATGCCTCTCAAAAGGTGATTCTTGATTTCTCATTTTTGAGAACTTTGCCGATCGCTCAAATTCGCAATGGAATGGCAGAGTTAATCAAGATTGCAGTTGTGGGCAATCTTGAAATCTTTGAGCTGCTAGAAGAACATGGTGCGGCATTGCTGCACAGCCATTTTGGCTATCTGAATGGCACCCCTGAGTTGCAAGCTGTGGGGCATCGTCTGACTTACAAGGCAATTCAAATCATGTTAGAGCTAGAGGTGCCCAACCTGCATGAGCTAGATTTAGATCGAGTGATTGCTTACGGTCATACCTGGAGTCCGACGCTAGAATTAACGCCAGAACCACCGATGTTGCACGGTCATAGCGTCAACATTGATATGGCATTTACGGCGACGATCGCCCAGTTGCGCGGCTATATTTCGGTTGAAGACCGCAATCGCATTTTAGGCTTAATGAGCCGATTGGGGCTGGCGATCGATAGCCTCTATCTCACCCCAGAACTCCTGTGGAAAGCGACCGAAGCAATTACGCGGACTCGCGATGGTTGGCAGCGAGCAGCGGCTCCCCGCCCGATTGGGCAATGCGTGTTTATGAACGACCTAACGCGATCTGAGTTGGACAAGGCCTTAGCGGTTCACCGAGCGATCGCTCAAAACTATCCTCGTCAGGGCAATGGTGAGGATATGTACGTGCGCCTCGAGCCAGCCTTAGAGGGAGCAGGCGTATGA
- a CDS encoding O-methyltransferase, with amino-acid sequence MRPVTPVGIISAKLAALVGRAESIDGLDPVFKAELQQVCALACGLDPYLDVCTTPESPDLAALVQRTQAEDWSKRFTDGETVRQLEQEMLSGHVEGQMLKFLVHLTQAQRVLEIGMFTGYSALAMAEALPSDGQVVACEVDAYVAEFARQCFNESTAGHKIVVKVAPALETLKQLAEAAEVFDLVFIDADKAGYIDYLNLLLTTSLLAPNGLICADNTLMQGQPYLSETPTPNGKAIAQFNQTLSHDPRVEQVLLPLRDGLTLIRRM; translated from the coding sequence ATGAGACCCGTTACGCCCGTTGGAATTATCTCAGCGAAGTTAGCAGCCTTGGTCGGTCGCGCCGAGTCGATCGATGGGCTTGATCCGGTTTTCAAAGCTGAATTGCAGCAAGTCTGTGCCCTAGCTTGCGGACTCGACCCGTATTTGGATGTTTGTACGACACCCGAATCGCCTGACTTGGCTGCATTGGTGCAACGGACTCAAGCGGAGGACTGGAGCAAGCGATTTACGGATGGTGAAACAGTGCGCCAGCTAGAGCAGGAAATGCTCTCTGGGCATGTGGAAGGTCAAATGCTCAAATTTCTGGTGCATTTGACGCAAGCGCAACGGGTGCTAGAGATTGGTATGTTTACGGGCTATTCCGCTCTAGCGATGGCAGAGGCATTGCCCAGCGATGGACAGGTGGTGGCTTGTGAAGTTGATGCTTATGTGGCTGAATTTGCGCGGCAGTGTTTTAACGAGTCGACGGCCGGACACAAAATCGTAGTCAAGGTGGCGCCTGCTCTTGAAACCCTGAAGCAGCTTGCAGAGGCAGCAGAGGTGTTCGATCTAGTCTTTATTGATGCCGATAAAGCGGGTTACATCGACTACCTCAATCTGCTCCTGACTACCTCGCTGTTAGCTCCAAACGGGTTAATCTGTGCGGACAATACTTTGATGCAGGGGCAGCCCTATCTCTCGGAAACGCCTACGCCCAATGGCAAGGCGATCGCACAGTTCAACCAAACCCTGAGCCACGATCCACGAGTTGAGCAAGTCCTGCTACCTCTGCGAGACGGCTTGACCTTGATTCGGCGTATGTAG
- a CDS encoding ATP-grasp domain-containing protein: protein MIKTAPKVKLLSEPAVSAGSSGVRSRLKTLATLTLLLLALPFNLTLVSIALLRSLVLRQARSTTVNPQTVLISGGKMTKALQLARSFHKAGHRVILVEMHKYWLTGHRFSWCVDRFYTIPKPQSSQYAQALLEIVQKENVTVYVPVCSPVASYYDALIAEMLAPHCTVMHVDVERLKQLDDKYAFAIAAGTLGLSVPKSHRITHPQQVIDFDFSKAKRPYILKSIPYDSVRRLELTQLPLRDAEETATFVRSLPISEANPWIMQEYIPGQEYCTHSTVRQGHVQLHCCCKSSAFQVNYEHVDHSEIERWILAFVKGLNLTGQVSFDFIQAADDGQVYAIECNPRTHSAITMFYNHPDVAQAYLNLHPLPHMAQPLASSRPTYWTYHEVWRLLTQLLSPKMLRQRLQILVNGKDAIFEWDDPLPFLMVHHWQIPLLLLGSFRRGSEWIRIDFNIGKLVELGGD from the coding sequence ATGATAAAAACCGCTCCCAAGGTTAAGCTTCTCTCTGAGCCAGCGGTCAGTGCGGGCAGCAGCGGGGTGAGATCGCGCTTAAAAACCCTTGCCACTCTTACTTTGCTGCTGCTGGCATTGCCGTTCAACCTTACCCTCGTGTCGATTGCTTTGCTGAGATCGCTAGTTCTTCGCCAGGCGCGATCAACCACAGTAAATCCGCAAACGGTTCTCATTAGCGGCGGCAAGATGACTAAAGCCTTGCAGCTTGCGCGATCATTTCACAAAGCAGGGCACCGAGTCATCCTAGTGGAGATGCACAAGTACTGGTTAACCGGACACCGCTTTTCTTGGTGCGTTGATCGGTTCTACACCATACCCAAACCGCAATCGTCGCAGTATGCTCAGGCATTACTGGAGATTGTGCAAAAAGAAAACGTTACTGTTTACGTTCCCGTTTGTAGCCCCGTTGCCAGTTATTATGATGCGCTGATTGCAGAAATGCTTGCGCCCCATTGCACCGTCATGCATGTGGATGTAGAGAGGCTCAAGCAACTGGATGATAAGTACGCCTTTGCGATCGCCGCAGGGACCCTAGGATTAAGCGTGCCGAAATCCCATCGCATCACCCATCCTCAGCAGGTGATTGACTTTGATTTTAGTAAGGCAAAGCGTCCCTATATCCTCAAAAGCATTCCTTACGATTCAGTGCGGCGATTGGAGCTGACGCAGTTGCCCCTACGAGATGCTGAGGAAACGGCGACTTTTGTGCGCTCGCTGCCCATTTCTGAAGCAAATCCCTGGATTATGCAGGAGTATATTCCAGGGCAAGAATATTGTACCCATAGTACTGTTCGTCAAGGACATGTGCAGCTTCACTGCTGCTGCAAGTCTTCAGCGTTTCAGGTCAACTACGAACACGTTGATCATTCTGAGATTGAACGGTGGATTCTCGCCTTTGTCAAGGGGCTGAACCTTACGGGACAAGTGTCTTTCGACTTCATTCAGGCAGCAGATGATGGACAGGTTTATGCGATCGAATGCAATCCGCGCACACACTCTGCCATCACGATGTTCTACAACCATCCTGATGTAGCACAGGCTTATCTAAATCTACATCCACTCCCCCACATGGCTCAGCCACTTGCCTCTAGCCGCCCAACCTATTGGACTTATCACGAAGTTTGGAGATTGCTAACCCAGCTACTTTCTCCAAAGATGCTCAGGCAACGATTACAGATTCTCGTCAACGGCAAAGATGCCATCTTTGAGTGGGACGATCCCCTCCCTTTTTTAATGGTGCATCATTGGCAGATTCCGCTATTACTGCTGGGAAGTTTTCGGCGCGGCAGTGAATGGATTCGGATTGACTTTAACATTGGCAAGCTTGTTGAACTGGGAGGAGACTAG
- a CDS encoding D-alanine--D-alanine ligase family protein, whose product MEKLQILHLVGSAVSDFYCELSRLYAQDCLQNTANPDLYEFHIAYVSPDLRWRFPKSLDNAEIAQTPSVSVPEAVAVLMQRPIDVMVPQMFCLPGMTQYRALFDLLKIPYVGNSAELMALAADKAKAKAVVSAAGVTVPAGKVLHRGDCLSVSRPSIIKPNHSDNSLGLSLVTTDTDGDAALATAFEYADEVLVEEFIELGREVRCGVIVQAGELVCLPLEEYAVNPETHPIRTYADKLKQNEDGSLDCAAKEKTKAWIVDPRDPVTQRVWAIAKQCHVALGCRHYSLFDFRIDPHGQPWFLEAGLYCSFAQKSVISMMAQAAGISLTDLFQNMVQMAVAGEAASLGDRSTIAQIDTKAETYS is encoded by the coding sequence ATGGAAAAATTGCAGATTTTGCATCTAGTTGGCTCTGCTGTGAGCGACTTTTACTGTGAGTTGTCGCGACTCTATGCCCAAGATTGTCTACAAAATACGGCCAATCCAGACCTCTATGAGTTCCACATTGCCTACGTGTCGCCAGATTTGAGGTGGCGGTTTCCCAAATCTTTAGACAATGCCGAGATCGCCCAGACTCCCTCAGTTTCAGTCCCTGAAGCAGTCGCGGTTTTGATGCAACGACCGATCGATGTGATGGTACCCCAAATGTTCTGCCTGCCCGGAATGACTCAGTACCGTGCGCTATTCGATCTGCTCAAAATTCCGTATGTGGGAAATTCGGCTGAGCTAATGGCGTTAGCCGCAGATAAGGCAAAGGCGAAAGCGGTTGTCTCCGCAGCTGGGGTGACCGTGCCCGCTGGCAAGGTTCTGCATCGAGGCGATTGCTTATCTGTATCCCGTCCGTCGATTATTAAGCCGAACCATTCCGATAATTCATTGGGTTTGAGTTTAGTTACAACAGACACCGATGGAGATGCTGCTTTAGCAACTGCCTTTGAGTATGCAGATGAAGTCTTAGTTGAGGAGTTTATCGAACTGGGTCGAGAAGTTCGCTGTGGGGTGATTGTGCAAGCGGGCGAGTTAGTTTGCTTGCCGCTAGAAGAGTACGCCGTGAATCCCGAAACTCATCCGATTCGGACTTATGCAGATAAACTCAAGCAAAATGAAGATGGTAGTTTGGATTGTGCTGCTAAAGAGAAAACCAAGGCGTGGATTGTTGATCCTAGGGATCCAGTGACTCAGCGAGTTTGGGCGATCGCAAAACAATGTCACGTTGCTTTGGGCTGTCGGCATTACAGTTTGTTTGATTTTCGGATCGATCCACACGGACAGCCGTGGTTTTTAGAAGCAGGTTTGTATTGTTCGTTTGCTCAGAAAAGCGTCATTTCAATGATGGCTCAGGCTGCTGGAATTTCATTGACAGACCTGTTTCAAAATATGGTGCAGATGGCAGTGGCGGGAGAGGCTGCCTCTTTGGGCGATCGCTCCACGATCGCGCAGATTGACACAAAAGCCGAAACTTATTCTTAG